One part of the Andrena cerasifolii isolate SP2316 chromosome 4, iyAndCera1_principal, whole genome shotgun sequence genome encodes these proteins:
- the Yif1 gene encoding yip1d-interacting factor 1, with product MNYNHSSARRGKPKRLLDPSAGLSAPTPMPQSPYIYNQQVPMTNNTPLEYGFNMPEQQPPAYGFNTPPMQGYPSNENHGEEYSSPQFTTQLLAQPIVANMAMQYGNALAGTGKQQFAKYLPVTALKYYFTVDTDYVLTKLALVFFPFTHKDWSVKYEQDVPLQPRFEKNAPDMYIPAMAFLTYVAMAGLVLGMQERFSPEQLGILASSALAWGIIELLVHIVSLYVMNIETSLSTLDLLAYCGYKYVGINAALAVSIVFRRLGYYAVLLYFSGSLAFFLMRSLKLRVIPQDHSTYTASGNKRRVYFILFVAGIQPLLMWWLSYHLI from the exons GAAAACCGAAAAGGTTACTCGATCCATCTGCTGGTTTATCTGCACCAACACCGATGCCGCAGAGTCCGTACATATATAATCAACAG GTTCCTATGACTAACAATACGCCGCTCGAATATGGTTTCAACATGCCGGAGCAACAGCCACCCGCGTACGGATTCAACACTCCGCCGATGCAAGGCTACCCGTCTAACGAGAATCATGGAGAAGAATATTCGTCTCCGCAATTTACCACACAATTACTGGCGCAACCAATCGTGGCGAACATGGCCATGCAATACGGGAACGCTTTGGCAGGAACTGGGAAGCAGCAATTTGCGAAATACCTGCCGGTTACGgctttgaaatactatttcacTGTCGATACCGACTACGTTCTGACGAAGCTAGCCTTGGTGTTCTTCCCATTCACTCACAAA GACTGGTCCGTGAAGTACGAGCAGGACGTACCGTTGCAACCAcgcttcgagaaaaacgcgccCGATATGTATATCCCAGCGATGGCATTTCTAACGTACGTAGCAATGGCAGGATTAGTATTAGGGATGCAGGAACGTTTCTCTCCGGAGCAGTTAGGTATTTTGGCAAGCTCCGCGCTCGCGTGGGGTATCATAGAACTACTAGTGCACATTGTAAGTCTTTACGTAATGAACATCGAAACAAGCCTGTCGACGTTAGATTTGTTGGCTTACTGCGGTTACAAATATGTTGGTATTAACGCGGCTCTTGCAGTTTCGATAGTCTTTCGAAGGTTAGGGTATTACGCGGTTTTGTTGTATTTCAGTGGGTCGTTAGCATTCTTCCTTATGCGGTCTTTAAAGTTAAGGGTCATTCCGCAGGATCATAGCACGTACACGGCGTCTGGTAACAAAAGGAGGGTCTATTTTATATTGTTCGTAGCGGGCATTCAACCTCTATTGATGTGGTGGTTATCGTATCACCTGATTTAA